In the Harmonia axyridis chromosome 3, icHarAxyr1.1, whole genome shotgun sequence genome, one interval contains:
- the LOC123675586 gene encoding uncharacterized protein LOC123675586, with the protein MIFTLYYMYATLLQWWRLGTLRNKLNGTLNSKNALLLSRSKLVHSTKRQRSIESLLFHVGDRIACTIVPKQTICLAHWVLFPKDPKCFPIHIEYKNTNLKPPYIHLVIKSFLEYYRHESETIQIENFGQLMAWKATSNKFEVILKTDMENMTKLIQCYYNSIIDINHDLEMIELETINIDGSASRIQYGRKYSTAETLKFSYAPVHWKKFVGELKDLYSKIRENSTPKIKIENGSGKVDDHKKVPVYEVKPMKKESKKSEDKHTLEVGGSDHRRHKTSDKKEKLVEDKYKIEKKAKDEASKVKEQKTEHPRSKAKIITSKSEVAHKSSDKREELENKLETKVLESVEKNKGSAHSTTVSKDIRTESERGRSKEKSSSSKEVKNKSKSRDRELEGDRKEREKRHDSKLRKNDGKANISKLEDEKNDLPDNNIDDKKEIDSSATKITSEKTCDGDKSLTEVKNAGEISKCELQKSDIPCKSKKINTFANIENRIMSSQGSKPPNILVYADSISAKENVKAVLKSVINDEKYIVYDLPTNISAYPVWCDSTSLVVICGATTPDITSHLLHYLVHGGQLLCLCSDLLNSLLTVFSTAEVREHELVRFSYGEWKRVKMMHHIFCYQASPAKKQFSQGSIESNNHSNGSSPIAPRTPSIAEIQHNGEKYTLQVQVLGTEETWQTPSLLLANVKGSRGRAIFSQVHLEIDPLQYEGDESKFTALKDSNQARLEILTDILRNRLDIDCTKTSTQITYTPAYFLGRHDLKMELLNQCQEVKNKTIDCGHITMVFCEKNVDPGIATATRLPIMVYACPSLFSTVEYFSTLSTECIGRLVIYADVLMSSQYLLSKTIRHGLVVIPRQQTSGIGRSNNTWLSPVGSACFSLQLHIPLSSPLGRMLTIVQHMVIVAIVEAIKKNPGYEGLDIGIKWPNDIYIRKSVKIGGLIVNSTTGNKMSVLNIGCGINLNNNEPTMCLNNYIMEYNKENNTALKPLSQEKYFAMVFNEIENLYDVIQNDNVEVFFDLYYKHWIHMDSKITIQTEDELTQNATIIGIDDFGFLKVRQENGEICVVQPDGNTFDMIKGLIAPKPKYKG; encoded by the exons ATGATTTTCACTCTTTACTATATGTACGCCACTCTTCTGCAATGGTGGCGATTGGGCACCCTCAGAAACAAACTGAACGGGACTTTGAACTCGAAAAATGCCCTTTTGCTTAGCAGGAGTAAACTGGTTCACTCTACCAAAAGACAAAGAAGCATCGAGAGCCTATTATTCCACGTTGGAGATAGAATAGCTTGTACTATCGTTCCGAAG CAAACGATATGTCTAGCGCACTGGGTCTTATTTCCAAAAGATCCAAAATGCTTTCCAATACATATTGAGTACAAAAATACGAATTTGAAGCCACCATACATTCACTTAGTTATCAaaagttttcttgaatattataGACATGAAAGTGAAACAATACAG ATTGAAAATTTTGGTCAACTTATGGCGTGGAAGGCAACTTCTAACAAATTCGAAGTTATATTGAAAACAGATATGGAGaatatgacaaaattaatacAATGCTACTACAATAGTATAATCGACATCAATCATGATCTTGAAATGATTGAATTAGAAA CTATAAATATAGACGGTAGCGCAAGTAGAATCCAATATGGTAGAAAGTATTCTACTGCTGAAACTCTGAAGTTCTCTTATGCTCCAGTACATTGGAAGAAGTTTGTCGGAGAATTGAAGGATCTGTATTCAAAAATACGTGAAAATTCTAC tcctaaaatcaaaatagaaaatggaAGTGGTAAAGTTGATGATCACAAAAAAGTTCCTGTTTATGAAGTTAAACCAATGAAGAAGGAAAGTAAGAAAAGTGAAGATAAACATACTCTAGAAGTCGGCGGAAGCGATCATAGACGTCATAAAACTTCAGATAAAAAGGAAAAACTCGTTGAAGATAAAtacaaaattgagaaaaaagccAAAGACGAAGCTTCCAAAGTAAAAGAACAAAAGACTGAACATCCGAGATCTAAAGCTAAAATAATCACATCAAAGTCTGAAGTAGCTCATAAAAGTAGTGACAAACGAGAAGAACTCGAAAATAAATTAGAAACTAAAGTATTAGAatctgttgaaaaaaataaaggtAGTGCTCATAGTACAACAGTATCAAAAGATATCCGAACAGAATCTGAACGTGGAAGAAGCAAAGAAAAATCTTCTTCATCAAAAGAGGTGAAGAATAAAAGCAAAAGTAGAGATAGGGAATTGGAAGGTGATAGAAAAGAAAGAGAAAAGAGGCATGATagtaaattaagaaaaaatgatggaaaagcaaatatatcaaaattagAAGATGAGAAGAATGATTTACCTGATAATAATATAGATgataaaaaagaaattgattCATCAGCAACAAAGATAACTAGTGAGAAAACTTGTGATGGTGATAAATCATTAACTGAAGTGAAGAATGCAGGAGAGATATCAAAATGTGAGTTACAGAAAAGTGATATTCCCTGTAAatctaaaaaaattaacacattTGCAAATATAGAGAATAGAATCATGTCTTCACAAGGTTCGAAGCCACCAAATATCCTTGTATATGCTGATAGTATATCAGCTAAAGAAAATGTTAAAGCAGTTCTTAAGTCTGTCATCAATGATGAAAA gTATATTGTCTATGATCTTCCTACGAATATCTCAGCATATCCTGTTTGGTGTGATTCTACTTCTTTAGTTGTTATTTGTGGTGCAACAACTCCCGATATAACTTCTCATCTTCTTCATTATTTAGTTCATGGCGGTCAACTTCTTTGCTTATGCAGCGATCTACTCAATAGTTTACTAACAGTTTTTTCGACAGCTGAA gtCAGAGAACATGAATTAGTTAGATTTTCTTATGGAGAATGGAAAAGGGTGAAGATGATGCATCATATATTCTGTTATCAAGCTTCTCCTGCCAAAAAACAGTTTTCTCAAGGTTCCATTGAATCTAATAATCACAG TAATGGATCCAGTCCTATAGCTCCTAGAACACCATCCATTGCAGAAATTCAACATAATGGTGAGAAATACACTCTTCAAGTACAAGTGTTAGGTACTGAAGAAACATGGCAAACACCTAGTTTGCTGTTGGCAAATGTAAAAGGATCCAGAGGAAGGGCTATCTTTTCTCAG GTTCATCTGGAAATAGATCCCCTTCAATACGAAGGAGATGAGAGTAAATTCACTGCTTTGAAAGATAGTAACCAAGCACGACTGGAAATACTCACCGACATATTGAGGAATCGCTTGGACATCGATTGTACAAAGACATCAACCCAAATAACTTATACCCCTGCTTATTTCTTAGGAAGACATGAT ctcaaaatggAACTACTTAATCAGTGCCaagaagtaaaaaataaaacaatagatTGTGGACATATCACTATggtattttgtgaaaaaaacgTTGATCCAGGCATTGCAACAGCAACAAGATTACCTATTATGGTGTATGCATGTCCTTCTTTATTTTCTACGGTGGAATATTTTTCA ACTCTATCTACCGAATGCATTGGAAGGTTAGTTATATACGCTGATGTTCTGATGAGTTCTCAGTATCTATTGAGCAAAACAATAAGGCATGGTTTAGTTGTAATTCCTAGGCAACAAACTTCAGGTATTG GGCGTTCTAATAACACTTGGTTGAGTCCAGTTGGAAGCGCTTGTTTTTCTTTGCAACTACATATCCCACTCAGTTCTCCCTTAGGAAGAATGTTAACAATTGTCCAACATATGGTTATTGTAGCTATCGTTGAAGCAATTAAGAAAAATCCGGGTTATGAA GGATTAGATATTGGTATAAAATGGCCTAATGATATTTATATACGTAAATCCGTAAAAATTGGTGGTCTTATAGTAAATTCTACTACTGGAAATAAGATGTCAGTTTTAAATATAG GTTGTGGTATAAATTTGAACAACAATGAGCCGACCATGTGTTTAAATAACTACATAATGGAATACAATAAAGAGAATAATACGGCACTAAAACCCTTATcccaagaaaaatattttgccatggtATTTAATGAGattgaaaatttatatgatGTGATTCAAAATGATAATGTCGAAGTCTTCTTTGATCTTTATTATAAACATTGGATTCATAT GGATTccaaaataacaatacaaacaGAAGATGAACTTACACAAAATGCAACTATAATAGGAATAGATGACTTTGGTTTCTTGAAAGTTAGACAAGAAAACGGTGAAATTTGTGTTGTACAACCTGATGGAAACACATTTGACATGATAAAAGGCCTAATAGCACCAAAGCCAAAATATAAGGGTTAA